A single genomic interval of Zobellia nedashkovskayae harbors:
- a CDS encoding LytR/AlgR family response regulator transcription factor, whose translation MKLNAIIVEDEANSREILRNYLGKYCADVNLVGEAASIQEGLELIQKHDLDLVFLDVEMPFGNAFDLLDQLPDRTFETVFVTAYNQYALDALNSHAAYYLMKPINIDELIKAVGYVQEIKYKENQLADTMLQPKLKSVEGKITLPQQDGFQVLNVSDILYCQADDNYTEIYLENKKILVSKTLKYFEDALAGFSFARIHKSYLVNVNEVVKYRKGKGGSVVVSNGKELLVSASKKKDFLAYF comes from the coding sequence ATGAAATTGAATGCCATAATTGTAGAAGACGAAGCCAATAGCCGTGAAATATTGCGGAACTATTTGGGTAAATACTGTGCCGATGTAAATTTGGTAGGAGAAGCGGCGTCAATTCAAGAAGGGCTTGAGCTTATTCAAAAGCACGATTTGGACTTAGTGTTTTTAGATGTAGAGATGCCTTTTGGGAATGCCTTTGATTTATTGGATCAATTGCCTGACCGTACTTTTGAGACGGTTTTTGTAACGGCTTATAATCAATACGCTTTGGATGCTTTAAACAGCCATGCAGCCTATTACCTTATGAAGCCTATAAATATTGATGAATTGATTAAGGCCGTTGGTTACGTGCAGGAAATCAAGTATAAAGAAAACCAACTGGCCGATACCATGTTGCAGCCAAAACTAAAGTCGGTAGAGGGAAAAATAACTTTACCACAACAAGATGGTTTTCAGGTGCTTAACGTCTCTGATATTCTTTACTGCCAGGCCGATGATAATTACACCGAGATTTATTTAGAAAATAAAAAGATTTTAGTGAGCAAGACTTTAAAGTATTTCGAAGACGCGCTTGCCGGTTTTTCGTTTGCCCGTATTCATAAATCGTACTTGGTAAATGTGAACGAGGTAGTAAAATACAGAAAAGGAAAGGGAGGGAGTGTGGTGGTCTCTAACGGAAAAGAGTTATTGGTCTCGGCCTCAAAGAAGAAAGACTTTTTAGCGTATTTTTAA
- a CDS encoding tetratricopeptide repeat protein — protein MNSWAQREVGRSKMAMPQNNLHQVYLDSANTYKQSDIEKSIDYITNSIAVLGKRADKKSLAESLVALGEVYRYHNQYDLAITNYEDALEAYKSTRTTLLLAEAYILNKQFSEAEKELQPLLKIEGLKPSQKVSLNENLGDAYRGLGLVEKAVAFYEEGLVVARKNQITPKLADLNSKIADTYAQDDKLVEAGAYYNSSLQLTEGLEPKRAVQEKEKVADFYNQKSQYGAEIELRKKSLNELKTLPKGRTTKREARGDFDSITSQRINYKIANAYIAQDKYDEAIPYLKESIEEAGSENDLVVQKDATRKLSEVFVYKGDYPKAFESYRNYVSLVDTLYVRKEQEISRAARFNREISSKQNRISGLEQERELSQSKYDLALTEQELIQENNKRQKWIIYSLIFGMILLGLAAFFFYRSNQQQKLANNLLALKSLRSQMNPHFIFNALNSVNNYIAKSDERSANRFLSEFSTLMRSVLENSEEDFIPLAKELDLLELYVKLEHSRFPAKFDYELNVDKSIDVSTFEIPPMLLQPYIENAIWHGLRYKEEKGFLKIDVKPKGTTSIEITITDDGIGRKKSAELKTQNQKKQKSKGMGNIKKRIAILNDMYKNKVDVTISDLTVDGSGTKVLFVLHKD, from the coding sequence ATGAACTCTTGGGCGCAAAGAGAGGTTGGTCGTAGTAAAATGGCCATGCCTCAAAATAACCTGCATCAAGTTTATTTAGATTCTGCCAATACCTATAAACAAAGTGATATTGAAAAGAGTATTGATTATATCACCAATTCCATAGCAGTTCTTGGGAAACGGGCGGATAAAAAGTCGCTTGCGGAATCTTTGGTGGCTTTGGGCGAGGTATATAGATATCACAATCAATATGATTTAGCAATTACCAATTATGAAGATGCATTAGAAGCCTATAAGTCTACCCGAACAACCTTGCTACTAGCGGAAGCTTATATTCTTAATAAACAGTTTTCAGAAGCCGAAAAAGAACTTCAGCCTTTATTAAAAATTGAAGGTCTTAAACCTTCTCAGAAAGTAAGTTTAAATGAGAACTTGGGAGATGCATATAGGGGATTGGGGCTAGTTGAAAAAGCGGTGGCATTTTATGAAGAAGGACTTGTAGTTGCCAGAAAGAATCAAATAACCCCTAAGCTTGCTGATCTAAATTCCAAAATTGCCGACACCTATGCTCAAGACGATAAATTAGTAGAGGCAGGTGCGTACTACAATAGTTCTCTTCAGCTTACCGAAGGTCTAGAGCCTAAGCGTGCCGTACAAGAAAAAGAGAAAGTTGCTGATTTCTATAATCAGAAAAGCCAATACGGAGCAGAAATTGAATTGCGTAAAAAAAGTCTTAATGAGCTAAAAACCCTTCCAAAAGGAAGAACTACCAAACGAGAAGCGCGAGGAGATTTTGATAGCATTACTTCTCAGCGTATCAATTACAAAATAGCCAATGCTTATATAGCTCAGGACAAGTATGACGAGGCTATTCCGTATTTGAAAGAGAGTATAGAAGAGGCAGGTTCTGAAAACGATTTGGTGGTGCAAAAAGATGCGACGCGTAAACTTTCGGAGGTTTTTGTATATAAAGGAGACTATCCTAAGGCTTTTGAGAGTTATAGAAATTACGTGTCTTTGGTAGATACCTTATATGTGCGAAAAGAACAAGAAATATCTAGGGCAGCCAGATTTAACCGAGAGATTTCGTCCAAGCAAAACCGTATTTCTGGTCTTGAGCAAGAAAGGGAACTATCCCAAAGTAAGTATGACCTGGCATTGACCGAACAGGAATTGATACAAGAGAATAACAAACGCCAAAAATGGATTATCTACTCCCTTATTTTTGGTATGATATTGCTGGGTCTGGCGGCATTTTTCTTTTACCGTAGTAATCAGCAGCAAAAATTGGCGAACAACCTCTTGGCTTTGAAATCCTTGCGTTCGCAAATGAATCCGCATTTTATTTTTAATGCACTTAACTCGGTAAATAACTATATAGCCAAGAGTGATGAACGTAGTGCGAACAGATTTCTTAGTGAATTTTCAACCTTAATGCGTTCGGTGTTAGAGAACTCAGAGGAAGATTTTATTCCGCTTGCTAAAGAATTAGATTTGTTGGAGTTGTATGTGAAGTTAGAGCATTCTCGTTTTCCTGCTAAGTTTGATTATGAGCTGAATGTAGATAAAAGCATAGATGTTTCAACTTTTGAAATTCCACCTATGTTACTTCAGCCTTATATAGAAAATGCTATTTGGCATGGACTTCGATATAAAGAAGAAAAAGGCTTTTTAAAAATCGATGTAAAACCAAAAGGGACAACATCAATAGAAATAACCATAACGGATGACGGTATTGGGAGAAAAAAATCGGCAGAACTAAAAACTCAGAACCAAAAGAAACAGAAATCAAAGGGTATGGGGAATATCAAAAAACGAATTGCCATTCTAAATGATATGTATAAGAATAAGGTAGATGTTACTATTTCTGACCTTACTGTAGATGGTTCAGGAACAAAAGTGCTCTTCGTTCTCCATAAAGATTAA
- a CDS encoding vWA domain-containing protein produces MKNTRQILGLAFMSFALTGMYGCELKPKKATTEAVLAQSFTTANNEKPKTNTVKIALLLDTSNSMDGLINQAKSQLWDIVNKFTYAKCGNEQRPELQIALYQYGNDNLSSREGYIQQVLNFSGDLDEISEKLFSLTTNGGEEYCGEVIHTSLKQLNWGENPDNLKMIFIAGNEPFTQGKLNYKDAVTNAKEKDIVVNTIYCGNYEQGISSDWKNGATLTGGEYIAIDHNRKVVHIDTPYDDVIIQLNSKLNKTYISYGTMGIAKMEKQRTQDSNAYELEEAVAVKRAVSKSSRLYKNKNWDLVDASDDENFDVATIKEDELPKELKGKSKTEMESYIQEKKSDRSKIQKEIQTLNAKREKFIAEQQKEGEKGELENAMLKAIKKQAAKKDYKWEE; encoded by the coding sequence ATGAAAAACACACGACAGATTCTTGGATTAGCTTTTATGTCATTCGCCCTAACTGGCATGTACGGCTGCGAGTTAAAACCTAAAAAAGCAACTACAGAAGCGGTACTGGCTCAATCATTTACAACAGCAAATAACGAAAAACCAAAAACTAACACAGTAAAGATTGCCTTGTTACTAGATACCAGTAATAGTATGGATGGCCTTATCAATCAGGCCAAATCGCAGCTTTGGGATATTGTAAATAAGTTTACCTATGCCAAATGCGGAAACGAGCAAAGACCGGAACTACAAATTGCGCTTTACCAATATGGTAACGACAATCTATCTTCAAGAGAAGGATACATTCAACAGGTTTTAAATTTTAGCGGAGACTTAGACGAAATATCTGAGAAACTATTCTCATTAACCACGAATGGTGGAGAGGAGTATTGCGGCGAAGTTATCCATACCTCATTAAAACAATTGAATTGGGGAGAAAACCCAGATAACCTTAAAATGATTTTTATTGCAGGCAATGAACCTTTTACACAAGGCAAGTTAAATTACAAGGATGCAGTTACCAATGCCAAAGAAAAAGACATTGTAGTTAACACTATTTACTGCGGAAACTATGAGCAAGGAATTAGTTCTGATTGGAAAAATGGTGCTACACTAACCGGAGGCGAATACATTGCTATTGATCACAATAGAAAAGTAGTTCATATTGATACGCCTTATGATGATGTCATCATACAACTAAACTCAAAATTAAATAAGACCTACATCTCCTATGGCACCATGGGAATTGCAAAAATGGAAAAACAACGTACCCAGGATTCTAATGCCTATGAACTAGAAGAGGCGGTAGCGGTAAAGCGGGCGGTGAGCAAAAGTTCTAGACTTTACAAAAATAAAAATTGGGACTTGGTAGATGCTTCTGACGATGAAAATTTTGATGTTGCAACAATTAAAGAAGATGAATTACCGAAAGAATTAAAAGGTAAATCAAAGACCGAAATGGAATCCTACATCCAAGAAAAAAAATCTGACCGAAGTAAAATACAGAAAGAGATTCAAACATTAAATGCAAAACGCGAAAAATTTATTGCCGAACAACAGAAAGAAGGAGAAAAAGGAGAGCTTGAAAATGCTATGTTAAAAGCAATAAAAAAGCAAGCTGCAAAAAAAGATTATAAGTGGGAAGAATAG
- a CDS encoding PorP/SprF family type IX secretion system membrane protein, with protein sequence MKYRLLLLLASLSFAFQSTAQEGIPVYFDYLSDNYYLVYPSMAGISEGGKIRATARMQWFDVDDAPNLQTINANFRIGESNSGVGAIIFNDANGYHSQTGVKVTYAHHLKLGGDGRNLNQLSFGLSPTYLQSSLDESEFRSDVLDDAISGIKLSEGYFNVDLGFSYNLMEFYAHVAVTNLLGSERSLYRYGKGNDQIPVIDNLRRYLFSVGYVFGKQEWQLEPSVLFQLSEFTEEKTIDLNAKVYKDVDFGRIWGGLSYRRSFEGGQFATADSFGEQRLQLITPIVGANVGNFMVSYNYSYQSGDIRFDSGGFHQITLGYDFGQKERRYDCYCPSAQ encoded by the coding sequence ATGAAATACCGTTTACTGCTCTTGCTTGCATCCCTTTCCTTTGCATTTCAATCTACCGCACAAGAAGGGATACCTGTATATTTTGATTATTTATCGGATAATTACTATTTGGTTTATCCATCAATGGCCGGTATTAGTGAAGGGGGGAAAATAAGGGCTACTGCAAGAATGCAATGGTTTGATGTAGATGATGCTCCAAATTTACAGACCATAAACGCTAATTTTAGAATTGGAGAAAGTAATAGTGGGGTAGGAGCTATCATTTTTAATGATGCTAACGGGTACCATTCACAAACAGGAGTAAAGGTTACATATGCCCATCATTTAAAATTGGGTGGTGACGGACGAAACTTAAATCAACTTTCATTTGGTTTAAGTCCTACCTATCTACAAAGTAGTTTAGATGAGTCAGAATTTCGTTCAGATGTACTGGATGATGCTATTTCTGGTATAAAATTGAGTGAAGGCTATTTTAATGTAGACTTGGGTTTTTCATATAACTTAATGGAATTTTATGCCCATGTAGCGGTAACCAACCTATTAGGTAGTGAGCGTAGTCTATATCGTTATGGAAAGGGAAATGATCAAATTCCTGTAATTGATAATTTAAGAAGGTATTTGTTCTCGGTAGGGTATGTTTTTGGTAAACAAGAGTGGCAATTGGAGCCTTCGGTTTTATTTCAGTTGAGTGAGTTTACTGAAGAAAAAACAATTGACTTGAATGCGAAAGTCTACAAAGATGTAGATTTTGGACGTATTTGGGGAGGATTATCATATAGAAGAAGTTTTGAAGGTGGGCAATTTGCAACCGCAGATAGCTTTGGAGAACAACGCTTGCAATTGATTACTCCTATAGTAGGAGCCAATGTTGGAAACTTTATGGTTTCGTATAACTATTCTTATCAGTCGGGCGATATTCGTTTTGATAGTGGTGGATTTCACCAAATAACATTGGGTTATGATTTTGGTCAAAAAGAACGTAGATATGATTGCTATTGTCCTTCGGCGCAATAG
- a CDS encoding NifU family protein translates to MKEYTITVVKTNNPAILKFETNHFLTKNKNYEFKNIDEAKKSPLAQQLFYLPFIKTVYISGNFIGLERFDIVEWDDVKDEVAQQLVEYLNADEPIVNEEEETSKKVAITVYAEVTPNPSVMKFVANKPIVPGAFEFKNIDEAKNSELAKQLFSFPFVKEVFFDLNYVSVSKYDVAEWEDVTMPLREHIREYLADGNEAVSESAIAKTKEEAQDSSAPSQPAADLDDTSQQIVDILEEYVKPAVASDGGNILFQSYEEKSKTVNVILQGACSGCPSSTFTLKNGIETMLKNMMGDKVNEVVAVNG, encoded by the coding sequence ATGAAGGAGTATACAATTACGGTTGTTAAAACCAACAACCCTGCGATTCTAAAATTTGAGACGAATCACTTTTTAACGAAAAACAAGAACTACGAGTTTAAAAATATAGACGAAGCCAAAAAATCACCTTTGGCCCAGCAACTTTTTTATCTTCCGTTTATCAAAACGGTATATATCTCTGGAAACTTTATAGGACTTGAGCGTTTTGATATTGTTGAATGGGATGATGTAAAAGACGAAGTTGCCCAACAGTTGGTTGAGTACTTAAATGCTGATGAACCTATTGTTAACGAAGAAGAGGAAACTTCTAAAAAAGTTGCCATTACAGTTTACGCAGAGGTTACCCCAAACCCGTCAGTAATGAAATTTGTAGCGAACAAACCTATTGTTCCTGGCGCTTTTGAGTTTAAGAATATAGATGAGGCCAAAAATTCTGAATTAGCTAAACAGTTATTTAGCTTTCCGTTTGTTAAAGAAGTTTTCTTTGACCTTAATTATGTTTCTGTTAGCAAATACGACGTTGCTGAATGGGAAGACGTTACCATGCCATTGCGCGAACACATACGTGAGTATCTAGCCGATGGTAATGAAGCTGTTTCCGAAAGTGCAATAGCTAAAACAAAAGAAGAAGCTCAAGATAGTTCCGCTCCAAGTCAACCAGCTGCTGATTTGGACGATACTTCTCAACAAATTGTAGATATTCTTGAGGAATATGTAAAACCTGCAGTTGCAAGCGATGGCGGGAATATTCTCTTTCAATCGTACGAAGAAAAAAGCAAGACTGTAAACGTTATTCTACAAGGAGCATGTAGTGGTTGTCCTTCTTCTACCTTCACTTTAAAAAATGGTATTGAGACCATGTTGAAGAATATGATGGGAGACAAAGTAAACGAAGTTGTAGCTGTAAATGGGTAA
- a CDS encoding dodecin family protein, with the protein MAVLKVIEVLANSDKGWEDAAKQAVAQASKSVKNIKSVYINEQSATVKDGKMDNYRVNVKITFEIK; encoded by the coding sequence ATGGCAGTTCTAAAAGTAATAGAAGTATTGGCAAACTCTGATAAAGGCTGGGAAGATGCAGCTAAACAAGCCGTTGCTCAAGCTTCTAAATCAGTAAAGAATATAAAGTCGGTTTACATCAATGAGCAAAGTGCTACCGTAAAAGATGGGAAAATGGACAATTATCGTGTGAACGTCAAAATTACTTTTGAAATCAAATAA
- a CDS encoding mechanosensitive ion channel family protein — MEEFANYQEHIDKAIDWVWKVLPDLIMAFIILIIGLWIVRFINKMVRKFFEKKDYDLALESFLQSFINIALKVLLFVLVITQLGVKSSSLIAIIGAAGLAIGLALQGSLSNFAGGVLILLFKPFKIGDFISAQNVDGTVKEITIFYTKLSTFGNQLAIIPNGQLSNNNVVNYSAMPTRRDNIKVGIGYSSNIKVAKDIMLDICANNENVLKDPKPEVYVDGLGDSSVNLSLRFWAENSVFWAAHFFIIEETKRRFDEAGIEIPFPQRDLNMKGQTLKA, encoded by the coding sequence ATGGAAGAATTTGCAAATTATCAAGAACATATAGACAAAGCCATAGATTGGGTATGGAAAGTTTTACCAGACCTAATAATGGCCTTTATCATTTTAATCATTGGTTTATGGATAGTCCGCTTTATTAATAAAATGGTACGTAAATTCTTTGAAAAGAAAGATTACGACTTAGCTTTAGAAAGTTTTCTACAGAGTTTTATTAATATAGCACTTAAGGTTTTACTTTTTGTTTTGGTTATCACCCAATTGGGAGTTAAATCATCATCACTAATTGCCATAATAGGTGCAGCTGGTCTGGCCATTGGTTTGGCTCTGCAGGGCTCACTTTCCAATTTTGCTGGAGGTGTACTTATTCTACTTTTTAAACCTTTTAAAATCGGAGATTTTATTTCGGCTCAAAATGTAGATGGAACAGTAAAAGAGATTACTATTTTCTATACAAAACTCTCTACGTTCGGTAACCAATTAGCGATTATTCCTAACGGACAATTATCTAACAATAATGTGGTAAACTATAGCGCCATGCCTACAAGACGTGATAATATTAAAGTTGGTATAGGATATAGTTCTAATATTAAAGTTGCCAAAGATATTATGCTTGATATCTGTGCGAATAATGAGAACGTATTAAAAGACCCTAAGCCGGAAGTATATGTTGATGGTTTGGGAGACAGCTCTGTAAACCTTAGTTTACGTTTTTGGGCAGAGAACTCGGTATTTTGGGCAGCTCACTTCTTTATAATAGAAGAAACAAAACGAAGATTTGACGAAGCTGGTATTGAAATACCTTTCCCACAACGCGATTTAAATATGAAAGGTCAAACCCTAAAGGCATAG
- the tsaB gene encoding tRNA (adenosine(37)-N6)-threonylcarbamoyltransferase complex dimerization subunit type 1 TsaB has translation MSIILNLETATTNCSVSIAKEGRILAIKEHDTPNYSHSEQLHVFIQEVLKEVNIDASELDAIAVSKGPGSYTGLRIGVSAAKGLCFALDIPLISIATLSSMAAQIISSDIDYIIPVLDARRMEVYSAVFDKDKNEVRTTEAEIIEENSFSEYLEKGKVILVGSGAEKCKTMLSHANFSYNTTIVPSANEMVQLSYKKFKAGEFEDVAYFEPYYLKDFMLQQKKKK, from the coding sequence ATGAGCATAATATTAAACTTAGAAACGGCAACTACCAATTGTTCGGTGAGTATTGCCAAAGAAGGACGGATTTTAGCAATTAAAGAGCACGATACGCCTAATTATTCACATTCGGAACAACTACATGTCTTCATCCAAGAAGTGCTTAAGGAAGTAAATATAGATGCTTCTGAATTAGATGCTATTGCAGTTAGTAAAGGTCCGGGTTCGTATACAGGTCTCCGTATTGGCGTTTCCGCTGCTAAAGGATTATGCTTTGCTTTGGATATCCCTTTAATTTCAATTGCAACGCTTAGTAGTATGGCAGCCCAAATAATATCATCAGATATTGATTATATCATTCCTGTTTTAGATGCACGCCGTATGGAAGTGTATTCAGCAGTATTTGATAAAGATAAAAATGAGGTAAGAACTACAGAAGCCGAAATTATTGAAGAGAATTCTTTCTCTGAATATTTAGAAAAGGGAAAAGTGATTTTGGTGGGTAGTGGTGCAGAAAAGTGTAAAACAATGCTGTCTCATGCTAATTTTAGTTATAATACGACCATTGTGCCTTCGGCCAATGAAATGGTTCAGTTATCATATAAAAAATTCAAAGCGGGCGAATTTGAAGATGTCGCCTACTTTGAACCTTATTATTTAAAAGACTTTATGTTGCAACAGAAGAAAAAAAAGTAA
- a CDS encoding TolC family protein: protein MNFKLTALLLLFSIGAVSAQQKNWTLQECVEYAVEHNLSVEQYELDLQNAQIDKSDAVGAMLPAVNASSSVTGSTGLSFDPTTNQPVTTTILSASGGITSSLTLFDGLRNLHRLNRAKLNAISNQYRLDDLKDDIRLNVANSYLQILSNKETLKVFEAQFAVSEQDLKRSKELVDAGVLPNGDLLEIEATLANLEQQIVNTQNQVLISRINLAQLLQITDYENFDVLEGDFQVPPSEVLTKSPKEIFAEALTFRNDIKFSQSGIDLANKDLDIAKGAVYPSLGAFFNYNTRYSDQGGFDSSTGSLVPAESFSNQLWINDGISYGAQLDIPIFNGFAVKNNIKRSKINVEKAKLQLEQDKLNLETNINQAYVDVTSFSKAYDAAQKTLDARRLAYDYSKERYDVGLMNAFDFSQAQSRVDNAEADLIRTKYDYIFRLKVLEFYFGLPLELN from the coding sequence ATGAATTTTAAACTAACAGCATTGCTGCTCTTATTTTCTATTGGAGCGGTTAGCGCACAGCAGAAAAATTGGACGCTGCAGGAATGCGTAGAGTATGCGGTAGAACACAACCTTTCCGTAGAACAGTATGAATTAGACTTGCAGAATGCACAAATTGATAAATCTGACGCAGTAGGTGCAATGTTGCCCGCGGTCAATGCTTCTTCAAGCGTTACGGGTAGTACTGGGCTTTCATTTGACCCGACAACCAATCAACCGGTAACTACTACGATTTTATCAGCAAGTGGAGGGATAACTTCTTCGTTGACACTTTTTGACGGGTTGCGAAACCTTCATCGTTTGAATCGGGCTAAGTTGAATGCGATATCCAATCAATATCGCTTAGATGACCTTAAAGATGATATTCGTTTAAACGTAGCCAATTCCTATTTACAGATACTTTCTAACAAAGAAACTTTAAAAGTATTTGAGGCGCAATTTGCCGTATCGGAACAGGATTTAAAACGGTCAAAGGAATTGGTAGATGCAGGGGTACTGCCTAATGGCGATTTACTGGAAATAGAAGCTACATTGGCAAATCTGGAACAACAGATTGTAAACACTCAGAACCAAGTGCTAATTTCCCGTATCAACTTGGCGCAGTTGCTTCAAATTACGGATTACGAAAATTTTGATGTTTTGGAAGGCGATTTTCAAGTACCTCCTTCTGAGGTTCTTACGAAGTCACCAAAGGAAATTTTTGCTGAAGCCTTAACTTTTAGGAACGATATTAAGTTTTCTCAATCAGGAATAGATTTGGCTAATAAAGATTTGGATATCGCCAAAGGTGCTGTTTATCCTTCTTTGGGAGCTTTCTTTAATTACAATACAAGATATTCTGACCAAGGAGGTTTTGATAGTTCTACGGGTAGTTTAGTACCTGCTGAAAGTTTTTCAAATCAGTTATGGATCAATGATGGTATATCTTATGGTGCGCAGTTAGATATTCCAATCTTCAATGGCTTTGCAGTGAAGAACAACATTAAAAGGTCTAAAATTAATGTTGAGAAAGCAAAACTACAGTTAGAGCAGGATAAATTGAATTTAGAGACGAACATTAACCAAGCTTATGTAGATGTAACAAGCTTTTCTAAAGCATATGATGCAGCTCAAAAAACTTTGGACGCAAGACGTTTGGCTTACGATTATTCAAAAGAACGTTATGATGTAGGCCTTATGAATGCTTTTGATTTTAGTCAGGCGCAATCTAGAGTAGACAATGCAGAGGCAGATTTGATTAGAACTAAATACGATTACATTTTTAGACTTAAAGTATTGGAGTTTTATTTTGGCTTGCCATTAGAGTTGAATTAA
- a CDS encoding efflux RND transporter periplasmic adaptor subunit, whose protein sequence is MNKIVKYILIGILVLGALWAAAFFIKSNSKDAVTYETETPFITNIEKKTVATGKVVPEDEVEIKPQISGIIQKIFMEEGQKVKSGDLIATIKVVPNEQALNQSRGRVRNAELALNNVKIEYNRNKSLFDKGVISSQDFNTLQLQYDQGIQELANAKADYQIIRQGSAGGSTSANTNIRATVDGTILEIPVEEGDQVIESNNFNDGTTIASIADLSKMIFEGKVDEGEVAKLEIGTPLKISLGAVEGAELDAKLRFIAPKGIEETGAVQFKIEGDVEVKEDIFLRAGYSANASLVLEKKDDVLVIPEALLQFDKKTDEPYVEVETGDQEFERKDVEIGISDGVNVEIVSGLTESDKVKVWSKTEPIKKGEDEEEKEEADSEE, encoded by the coding sequence ATGAACAAGATCGTAAAATATATCTTAATTGGTATTTTGGTGCTAGGCGCTTTATGGGCCGCGGCCTTTTTTATAAAATCGAATAGTAAAGACGCAGTTACTTACGAAACAGAAACGCCGTTTATAACTAATATAGAAAAGAAAACCGTGGCAACCGGTAAGGTGGTTCCTGAGGATGAGGTTGAAATTAAGCCTCAGATTTCCGGAATTATTCAAAAGATTTTCATGGAAGAGGGTCAGAAAGTAAAGTCAGGTGATTTAATTGCTACTATTAAAGTGGTGCCAAACGAGCAAGCGCTGAATCAATCTAGAGGTAGGGTGCGAAATGCCGAGTTGGCCTTGAACAATGTGAAGATAGAGTACAACAGAAACAAATCGTTGTTTGACAAAGGGGTCATCTCAAGTCAAGACTTCAACACCTTACAGTTGCAGTACGATCAAGGTATACAGGAACTTGCAAATGCCAAAGCGGATTATCAAATTATTCGCCAAGGTTCCGCAGGTGGTTCTACAAGTGCTAATACCAATATAAGGGCTACGGTAGATGGCACTATTTTAGAAATACCAGTAGAAGAAGGTGATCAAGTTATTGAGAGTAATAATTTTAATGACGGTACTACCATTGCTTCAATTGCGGATTTAAGCAAGATGATTTTTGAAGGTAAGGTAGACGAAGGCGAAGTGGCCAAACTAGAAATAGGTACCCCCTTAAAAATTAGTTTAGGTGCGGTAGAAGGTGCCGAGCTGGATGCCAAATTGCGATTCATTGCCCCAAAAGGAATAGAAGAAACAGGAGCCGTACAATTTAAGATTGAAGGTGATGTAGAGGTTAAGGAAGATATTTTTCTTAGAGCAGGATATAGCGCCAATGCTTCATTGGTTTTAGAGAAAAAGGATGATGTTTTGGTCATACCTGAAGCTTTATTGCAGTTTGATAAAAAAACAGACGAACCTTATGTTGAGGTTGAAACTGGTGATCAGGAGTTCGAAAGAAAAGATGTTGAAATAGGGATTTCAGATGGAGTAAACGTTGAAATCGTTTCTGGCCTAACGGAATCGGATAAAGTAAAAGTTTGGAGTAAGACAGAGCCTATTAAAAAAGGAGAGGACGAAGAAGAAAAGGAAGAGGCAGATAGTGAAGAGTAA